The Triticum aestivum cultivar Chinese Spring chromosome 5A, IWGSC CS RefSeq v2.1, whole genome shotgun sequence genomic sequence GGGCAGGCACTCGGCCAGGTCGATGAACTTGCCGATGGGAAACTCACTGTCGAGGGCGATCGTCTTAAGGTATTCGTCGAAGATTCTGACCACCTTCTCCATGGCGACGCTCATCCTCCGGCGCTCGTCGGGAGCCGCCGGCCGCTGGAACTGCGCCAAGAAGTGCTCCAGCACGGCCTCCGCCGCGCCGACGTCGTACGCCTGCGGTTCCGACGGCAGCGGGATGAGCAGGTCCACCGCCTTGGCCTCGTCGAGCTGGGACCCGGCCTGCCGGATCAGCTGCGCGCGCGTCGACGACGACGCGCCGACGTAGTTCGCCACACGCAGCAGCCGGAGGAGGAACCGTCCCGTGACCGACCCCGCGTCGCCGGGGATCATGGTGACGACGGTCTCCAGCACGCGCCTCTGCTTGGCGAGCGCCTCCtcagccgccgcggccgccgccgtgaAGGAGGAGCTCTGACTCTGAGACGCGTGCCCGTTGGCGGTTCCGCCGGTGTAGAGCGGGTCCGGGAGGTGCTTGCAGGCGTAGACGTGCAGGGCCTCGCCGATGAGCGGCGACGGGAGCATGCGCGTGGCGCGCACGGTGGAGACGACCGAGCGGAACACCTCGATGTCCAGCTCGGAGATGTCCTCCGTCCACCAGTCCTTGGGCACCGACTGGTGGGGCCTCTTGGCGTAGCCCGGCCTCGTGTACGTGTACGACCACGCGACCTGCACACAGAAAAACAAACTATTCAAAAGAAATCTTGGCGCCAAATGAACCGCCGTTCCCAAATCGACAGCGGCCTGCCAACAGACCTGGGAGGGCGGGAGGAGGATCTTCTCGACAATGGAGTCGACGCATGGCTGGACGATGCGGCTCTCGGACCAGCCGGAGATCCGCCACGCCGCCTGCAGCGCGGCAATGGAGTCCCTCCAGCCGTGGAGGACGCAGGACTCGAAGAAGGTGTCGAGCTTGGAGACGAGGTTGCCCTTGGCGACGTGCTCCGTCATCCGGAGGAACCGCGCCGCCAGCGTCGCCGGTACGAAGTTGCTGGCGCTGATGCTGATGGCGATGCCGTAGCAGAACTTGGCGCAGATCTCGAAGGCCTCCTCGCCGCCCGGTATGTCGTGGAGCGCCACCGGCACCGGTAGCTGCTCGTCGGCCTCCGTGTCGGAGCAGAGGCGCTGCAGGAGGCCGCACTTGAGCAGCAGGGGGAACTACAGGGTAAAAACACCTGAAATCAAGAGGCTGGACATTGGAAATGGGAAACGATCAAAATTGCTAGTTGCCCTACAACTACAACTTGTACTCGTGTCAAGAGTCAAGACTCAGGATTAGCATTTTCTTTCTTCTCCCACTCTTTTTTTGGGGGTGTGTAACTGTGATATTAATCCTGAAAATCTGAGAAAAAAAATGCTTGTAAGCTGTTAACCAAGAGGCATCACGTTGTCCATGAATTTTCCTTTTCACTATGGAGAAACTGAAAATAACACTGAGGCAACAATTCAGACCCACTCTATTACAAATTACCCCAAAATTCAAATGCAAAAGGTAGATTACATCCTTGCAAAATAGTATCCGAGTGAAATTTATGTTTAAAAAAAAAACGAGACAAGTAATGTTGCACTTTCCTGGCAAGTTAGAGTCACTGCTGAAGTTCTACTCCTAGTTAATCCCCGTTGTCTTTTGTGTTTCATGCAGCACAATACACTTGACTGAATCTGAACCTAACTGATAGTGTGACTTAAACTAGTCCCAGGATCTTAGCCAAAACCAAAATTTGTTAACAGATCTGAAGTAAGAGCTTCAGCAGAGCAGTGCACATGCATCACTAAGGCCCTAAGTCACTAACTAGTGACATTCAGAACAGAGGACTAAAGAGAAATTCACCCTATTCTCCCTACTTGCTTAACACCTTACTCGGTTTAGATGTTATTTATGAGGAGCTTTTCAAGCGTGGATCTGGAAAGGGAGCGGCACACATTATTTATGCTTCAACCTTGACAATCCTGGTAAAGTGAATCCTCGGTCCTATGAACCCAACCCGATGTAGGTTTGTCATTTGGAAAGAATGATTAAACAAATATAGAGTCGGTTTGAAGTCATGATTAGGCTTTGATCGATGCCTGCTAATCATTGCGAGCGGCGAACGGCCTAGTAAAGGCGCCTTAGTTCGTACCATCGTTAGGCCACAGGTGACATATCTTGAGGAAATAAAATGCTAAAGGAGAACATGTGAGCCCATAAACTATCTGAAGAAGATGAAACTAGATGAGGAAGTTTCATGCTATAATAATTCAGAGTAATCGCTAAGGTAATGTGGCCATAGGATCTGTAAGGCTTTATACGTGTGTGTACGACAAGAGTCGATGATCAAGTACACCTCTTTTTTATCAACTTTAGGGCTTTGATGTGGAATAAAATCTTTTCAGTGAAGAAGTTCCTCGTG encodes the following:
- the LOC123103383 gene encoding BTB/POZ domain-containing protein At5g47800 isoform X3, encoding MTEHVAKGNLVSKLDTFFESCVLHGWRDSIAALQAAWRISGWSESRIVQPCVDSIVEKILLPPSQVAWSYTYTRPGYAKRPHQSVPKDWWTEDISELDIEVFRSVVSTVRATRMLPSPLIGEALHVYACKHLPDPLYTGGTANGHASQSQSSSFTAAAAAAEEALAKQRRVLETVVTMIPGDAGSVTGRFLLRLLRVANYVGASSSTRAQLIRQAGSQLDEAKAVDLLIPLPSEPQAYDVGAAEAVLEHFLAQFQRPAAPDERRRMSVAMEKVVRIFDEYLKTIALDSEFPIGKFIDLAECLPGIARSDHDGLYRAVDTYLKEHPDLSKADRKRLCRLIDCRKLSPDVRAQAVSNDRMPLRTIVQLLFVEQERTTGAGGSHSVAPPDRASVDAVSRLTATGREDEAAAMDHRSDVHRPRRGGHEGRAQGEAAAMTRSLSASTKTAARKGRTAEERGSRLRNK
- the LOC123103383 gene encoding BTB/POZ domain-containing protein At5g47800 isoform X1; amino-acid sequence: MKYMKLGSKPDTFYTEQAVRVYLWLGRSVVSDIPADLIIHVNNTKYQLHKFPLLLKCGLLQRLCSDTEADEQLPVPVALHDIPGGEEAFEICAKFCYGIAISISASNFVPATLAARFLRMTEHVAKGNLVSKLDTFFESCVLHGWRDSIAALQAAWRISGWSESRIVQPCVDSIVEKILLPPSQVAWSYTYTRPGYAKRPHQSVPKDWWTEDISELDIEVFRSVVSTVRATRMLPSPLIGEALHVYACKHLPDPLYTGGTANGHASQSQSSSFTAAAAAAEEALAKQRRVLETVVTMIPGDAGSVTGRFLLRLLRVANYVGASSSTRAQLIRQAGSQLDEAKAVDLLIPLPSEPQAYDVGAAEAVLEHFLAQFQRPAAPDERRRMSVAMEKVVRIFDEYLKTIALDSEFPIGKFIDLAECLPGIARSDHDGLYRAVDTYLKEHPDLSKADRKRLCRLIDCRKLSPDVRAQAVSNDRMPLRTIVQLLFVEQERTTGAGGSHSVAPPDRASVDAVSRLTATGREDEAAAMDHRSDVHRPRRGGHEGRAQGEAAAMTRSLSASTKTAARKGRTAEERGSRLRNK
- the LOC123103383 gene encoding BTB/POZ domain-containing protein At5g47800 isoform X2, with amino-acid sequence MKYMKLGSKPDTFYTEQAVRSVVSDIPADLIIHVNNTKYQLHKFPLLLKCGLLQRLCSDTEADEQLPVPVALHDIPGGEEAFEICAKFCYGIAISISASNFVPATLAARFLRMTEHVAKGNLVSKLDTFFESCVLHGWRDSIAALQAAWRISGWSESRIVQPCVDSIVEKILLPPSQVAWSYTYTRPGYAKRPHQSVPKDWWTEDISELDIEVFRSVVSTVRATRMLPSPLIGEALHVYACKHLPDPLYTGGTANGHASQSQSSSFTAAAAAAEEALAKQRRVLETVVTMIPGDAGSVTGRFLLRLLRVANYVGASSSTRAQLIRQAGSQLDEAKAVDLLIPLPSEPQAYDVGAAEAVLEHFLAQFQRPAAPDERRRMSVAMEKVVRIFDEYLKTIALDSEFPIGKFIDLAECLPGIARSDHDGLYRAVDTYLKEHPDLSKADRKRLCRLIDCRKLSPDVRAQAVSNDRMPLRTIVQLLFVEQERTTGAGGSHSVAPPDRASVDAVSRLTATGREDEAAAMDHRSDVHRPRRGGHEGRAQGEAAAMTRSLSASTKTAARKGRTAEERGSRLRNK